One Euphorbia lathyris chromosome 1, ddEupLath1.1, whole genome shotgun sequence DNA segment encodes these proteins:
- the LOC136211037 gene encoding protein CROWDED NUCLEI 2-like isoform X2, which translates to MDGRTEIGAVKEDLEGLTVSELVTLLKSAFENAYFTLVEEVLVSREEKLKAEMEGKNRENELLLEKLQRFKKESREMKELVTRLKEERDVLLNIMKENEDDKKEIIELKRKNCELECAKLNAETELDVYRGTIKEDRDELLKRTRENGDLKKEIIELKRKNCDLECAELNAETEMGVNKGILKGINERLLSLEKDLGMVRTLEEVDVTIEDPFVNLPLDTNAVEEETKMFDSAEKLLSETNPNPSRGSSHRKRTASELTSTGTTYP; encoded by the exons ATGGATGGTCGAACTGAAATTGGAGCGGTTAAGGAGGATCTGGAAGGCTTGACGGTGTCGGAGCTAGTAACTTTACTGAAATCAGCTTTTGAAAATGCCTATTTTACTCTAGTGGAGGAGGTTTTAGTATCTAGAGAAGAGAAATTGAAGGCGGAAATGGAGGGGAAGAACAGAGAAAACGAATTGTTGCTGGAAAAATTGCAGAGGTTTAAGAAGGAGTCTAGGGAAATGAAGGAATTGGTTACTCGATTGAAGGAAGAGCGAGATGTATTGTTGAATATAATGAAAGAGAATGAAGACGACAAGAAAGAGATTATTGAGCTCAAAAGGAAGAACTGTGAGCTTGAATGTGCTAAGCTGAATGCTGAGACTGAACTGGATGTCTATAGAGGGACAATCAAGGAAGATCGAGATGAATTGTTGAAGAGAACGAGAGAGAATGGCGATCTTAAGAAAGAGATTATTGAGCTCAAAAGGAAAAACTGTGATCTTGAATGTGCTGAGTTGAATGCTGAGACTGAAATGGGTGTCAATAAAGGGATACTCAAGGGGATAAATGAGAGGCTTTTGTCTTTGGAGAAGGATTTGGGGATGGTCAGAACATTGGAGGAAGTTGATGTTACAATTGAGGACCCATTTGTGAATCTCCCTCTGGACACAAATGCAG TGGAAGAAGAAACTAAGATGTTTGATTCTGCTGAGAAACTGCTGTCAGAAACAAATCCAAATCCAAGTCGTGGCTCATCACATAGGAAAAGAACAG CCTCTGAGCTTACTTCAACTGGTACAACCTACCCATAA
- the LOC136211037 gene encoding protein CROWDED NUCLEI 2-like isoform X1 gives MDGRTEIGAVKEDLEGLTVSELVTLLKSAFENAYFTLVEEVLVSREEKLKAEMEGKNRENELLLEKLQRFKKESREMKELVTRLKEERDVLLNIMKENEDDKKEIIELKRKNCELECAKLNAETELDVYRGTIKEDRDELLKRTRENGDLKKEIIELKRKNCDLECAELNAETEMGVNKGILKGINERLLSLEKDLGMVRTLEEVDVTIEDPFVNLPLDTNAVEEETKMFDSAEKLLSETNPNPSRGSSHRKRTDIVEIFNSNVESSSLERDSRVKVEEPVPFASVEHCSPAPLNLKTHSIGKGETSANMSKRLRELLSELGDESSSSSSSDDELDLSIDYSTLYKTLD, from the exons ATGGATGGTCGAACTGAAATTGGAGCGGTTAAGGAGGATCTGGAAGGCTTGACGGTGTCGGAGCTAGTAACTTTACTGAAATCAGCTTTTGAAAATGCCTATTTTACTCTAGTGGAGGAGGTTTTAGTATCTAGAGAAGAGAAATTGAAGGCGGAAATGGAGGGGAAGAACAGAGAAAACGAATTGTTGCTGGAAAAATTGCAGAGGTTTAAGAAGGAGTCTAGGGAAATGAAGGAATTGGTTACTCGATTGAAGGAAGAGCGAGATGTATTGTTGAATATAATGAAAGAGAATGAAGACGACAAGAAAGAGATTATTGAGCTCAAAAGGAAGAACTGTGAGCTTGAATGTGCTAAGCTGAATGCTGAGACTGAACTGGATGTCTATAGAGGGACAATCAAGGAAGATCGAGATGAATTGTTGAAGAGAACGAGAGAGAATGGCGATCTTAAGAAAGAGATTATTGAGCTCAAAAGGAAAAACTGTGATCTTGAATGTGCTGAGTTGAATGCTGAGACTGAAATGGGTGTCAATAAAGGGATACTCAAGGGGATAAATGAGAGGCTTTTGTCTTTGGAGAAGGATTTGGGGATGGTCAGAACATTGGAGGAAGTTGATGTTACAATTGAGGACCCATTTGTGAATCTCCCTCTGGACACAAATGCAG TGGAAGAAGAAACTAAGATGTTTGATTCTGCTGAGAAACTGCTGTCAGAAACAAATCCAAATCCAAGTCGTGGCTCATCACATAGGAAAAGAACAG ACATTGTCGAAATATTCAATAGCAACGTCGAATCTTCTTCACTCGAGAGAGATAGTCGAGTAAAAGTTGAAGAGCCTGTTCCTTTTGCTTCTGTCGAGCACTGTTCACCTGCACCACTGAATTTGAAGACTCATTCCATCGGAAAAGGCGAAACTTCAGCGAACATGTCGAAGCGGCTGAGGGAGCTGCTGAGTGAGCTTGGGGATGAAAGTTCGAGTTCCTCTAGTTCAGATGATGAATTGGATCTTTCTATTGATTATTCTACCCTTTATAAGACTCTGGATTGA